A portion of the Euwallacea similis isolate ESF13 chromosome 8, ESF131.1, whole genome shotgun sequence genome contains these proteins:
- the LOC136410255 gene encoding COMM domain-containing protein 4 produces MRFRFNGDADCPDWILAEIYTLSRLSSIKLKLLGQIVCQGIITPPIQIDKVNKLFAESKTDADINITSCISCLSFLLSSATRFNCDSTALQSELQQLGLPREHSTSIRKVFDEYNVCLVETFKAQSLKIQPLEDVSTAIDPEVGCTRIDLKIQGQKRSVVISQNTLDSLLDDLSHIKKVMSELKGS; encoded by the exons atg agaTTTCGATTCAATGGAGATGCTGATTGTCCTGATTGGATTCTAGCTGAAATATACACATTATCCAGATTGTCatcgataaaattaaaacttctaGGACAAATTGTCTGTCAAGGAATAATCACACCACCAATTCAG attgataaagtaaataaactgTTTGCCGAATCAAAAACTG ATGCAGATATCAACATAACATCATGCATATCTTGTCTATCATTTCTACTTTCATCAGCGACTCGATTCAATTGCGACAGTACTGCTTTGCAGTCCGAACTGCAGCAATTGGGACTGCCACGTGAACACAGTACTTCAATCAGAAAAGTTTTCGATGAATATAATGTTTGCTTAGTGGAAACTTTCAAAGCCCAATCATTGAAGA TTCAACCATTGGAGGACGTTTCTACAGCCATAGATCCGGAAGTTGGGTGTACGAGAATAGATCTTAAAATTCAAGGACAAAAGAGATCGGTCGTTATAAGCCAAAATACATTAGATAGTTTATTAGATGATCTATCGCACATTAAGAAAGTTATGTCGGAGTTAAAAGGTTCTTAG
- the BNIP3 gene encoding BCL2/adenovirus E1B 19 kDa protein-interacting protein 3 isoform X1: MSSSKSSSGNDDVLGASLLESWVEVSGAASHGGGTPASITQQLTVEDYLRLLREAQESNQSSCRDSLASSRRGSPRGSPKSPPNSPVVQGTALNLEWQSYYVNSESKEDFLPFDWSSRPDSMPSKPWSFRAPHKYDMFSLRYARIGNTPLFSKRGICIMFLTNLFSLLFGTGVGVFLNRYGLYFSVPAIKVR, encoded by the exons ATGTCATCCTCGAAATCCAGCTCAGGAAACGATGACGTTTTAGGAG CATCCCTTTTAGAGTCCTGGGTGGAAGTCAGTGGAGCAGCTTCCCATGGAGGGGGAACCCCTGCATCCATCACCCAACAGTTGACTGTTGAGGACTATTTGCGTTTACTCAGAGAGGCTCAGGAGTCCAATCAGTCATCATGCAGGGATTCGCTGGCCAGTTCTCGAAGGGGCTCTCCTAGAGGCAGCCCCAAGTCGCCGCCCAACAGCCCAGTGGTACAAGGAACAGCTCTAAATCTTGAATGGCAGTCTTACTATGTAAATTCAGAATCTAAGGAG GATTTCCTTCCCTTTGACTGGAGCAGCCGTCCTGACAGTATGCCATCAAAGCCATGGAGCTTCAGAGCGCCGCACAAATATGATATGTTCAGTCTTCGTTACGCAAGAATAGGGAACACTCCCCTTTTTTCCAAAAGGGGAATCTGTATCATGTTCCTCACTAATCTCTTTTCGCTTCTGTTTGGAACCGGAGTTGGCGTTTTTCTTAACCGCTATGGTTTGTACTTCTCTGTTCCAGCCATTAAGGTTCGTTAG
- the BNIP3 gene encoding BCL2/adenovirus E1B 19 kDa protein-interacting protein 3 isoform X2 — protein MSSSKSSSGNDDVLGESWVEVSGAASHGGGTPASITQQLTVEDYLRLLREAQESNQSSCRDSLASSRRGSPRGSPKSPPNSPVVQGTALNLEWQSYYVNSESKEDFLPFDWSSRPDSMPSKPWSFRAPHKYDMFSLRYARIGNTPLFSKRGICIMFLTNLFSLLFGTGVGVFLNRYGLYFSVPAIKVR, from the exons ATGTCATCCTCGAAATCCAGCTCAGGAAACGATGACGTTTTAGGAG AGTCCTGGGTGGAAGTCAGTGGAGCAGCTTCCCATGGAGGGGGAACCCCTGCATCCATCACCCAACAGTTGACTGTTGAGGACTATTTGCGTTTACTCAGAGAGGCTCAGGAGTCCAATCAGTCATCATGCAGGGATTCGCTGGCCAGTTCTCGAAGGGGCTCTCCTAGAGGCAGCCCCAAGTCGCCGCCCAACAGCCCAGTGGTACAAGGAACAGCTCTAAATCTTGAATGGCAGTCTTACTATGTAAATTCAGAATCTAAGGAG GATTTCCTTCCCTTTGACTGGAGCAGCCGTCCTGACAGTATGCCATCAAAGCCATGGAGCTTCAGAGCGCCGCACAAATATGATATGTTCAGTCTTCGTTACGCAAGAATAGGGAACACTCCCCTTTTTTCCAAAAGGGGAATCTGTATCATGTTCCTCACTAATCTCTTTTCGCTTCTGTTTGGAACCGGAGTTGGCGTTTTTCTTAACCGCTATGGTTTGTACTTCTCTGTTCCAGCCATTAAGGTTCGTTAG
- the SsRbeta gene encoding translocon-associated protein subunit beta, which translates to MLNKLTIFLALLALGFCNEEKTGDLQGARLLVSKQILNRYLVQGRDIEVRYTLHNIGKVPAVNVQLTDRGFNSDAFEIVGGHLTSKFSRIPPESNFTHLVVVRPNKYGYFNFTSSEVSYKVSDAADAKTQIAFSSEPGEGGIVAYRDFDKKFSAHYWDWLAFALMTSPSLVIPLVLWYNSNNTYEKLNKVAKKH; encoded by the exons ATGCTCAATAAACTCACAATTTTCCTGGCCCTGCTTGCCTTAGGATTTTGTAATGAAGAGAAAACAGGAGATTTGCAAGGTGCCAGACTTCTGgtatcaaaacaaattttgaataggTATCTTGTACAAGGACGAGACATTGAAGTTCGGTATACATTACACAATATTGGAAAGGTCCCCGCTGTTAATGTACAGCTAACAGACAGAGGATTCAATTCTGATGCTTTTGAAATTGTTGGGGGACATTTGACTTCAAAATTCTCAAGAATTCCGCCAGAATCGAACTTCACACATTTAGTGGTGGTCCGACCTAATAAATATGGATACTTCAACTTCACTAGCTCAGAAGTCAGCTACAAAGTTTCTGATGCTGCTGATGCTAAG ACGCAGATTGCCTTCAGCAGTGAACCAGGTGAAGGAGGAATTGTGGCATATCGTGATTTTGACAAGAAATTTTCTGCACATTATTGGGATTGGCTTGCGTTTGCCCTTATGACCTCTCCATCATTAGTGATCCCCTTGGTGCTTTGGTACAACAGCAACAATACTTATGAAAAACTTAACAAGGTGGCCAAAAAACATTAG